The DNA sequence AAACGCCGCAACTCCTCGACCCGTTCGCACCATCGTCGAGCAGAAGAGTGCAGCGTCCATCACGATTCGCTGTCCAGCAGCCTCACGCGGGTCGCCAAAACGCCGTTGCCGGAGCCGAACACGGTTCGCAGCAGCGCTCCCGGACCGACAACGGCTGCGGGTTCAGGATGGCAGATCCCGGGACTTCACTCCATCCACTGGCCGGGTGCTGATCTCGGCGCGGTAGAACCACTCGTTGCCCGGAAGCGCTTTCGGGTTCGGGAATACGATAAACCCGTCTCCCGGCGAGCGGACCACCTCGCCGTCCGCGCGCACGCCGATCGCCTCGCCCGCACAGACGCGGTCGAAACTCTGCCAGGGGCGGGCAAAGCGATCGTCCGGGTGATCGCGGTCGATGACCTCGACCAGGCGCAGCACTTCGAGGTCGGTACGCGGCGGCGGCGCCGCCAGATCCAGCATTTCGAGGTGAGCCAATGCCGCGAGGATCGCCCGATACCCCACCTCCGGAGCTTCCGGATCGTCATGCTGGCCGCATTCCAGCGTCACTCCGTAGCCGCCGTGGCTGCGCATGTACTCGGTAGTGCCGATGCCGTAACTCGGATCGGTGCTGAGCATCTGGGCACGCAGGCTGGCATTGGGGTTGCGAATCCGCCGGGCGACACCGCGCGCGTAGGTTTCAAGCCAACCCTCGACGACCCGGCGCGGCCCCAAGCGTCGCACCAGCGCCTCCTCCGCCGCGGCATGCCGGAACGGCTCGAGGTCCGATTGATTGTCCTGCGGCCCCAGCATCACGAACGGTTCGCCCGGAGTGTGGAACGAGTGCAGATCCAGCAATACGTCGTGCTGCGCCAGCAGCGGCGCAAGCCGATTCGCAATCCGGTCCTCGTAGTCCCGCGGATCGTCGGTCTCCCGGAAATTGCGGTTCAGGTTGCGCTCGCCCATGCGTTCCCCGCGCTGGTAGGCGAGCGGATTGGCAACAGGGACCAGGGTCAGCGTGCCGCGCAGCAGTTGCCGTTCGCCACGCTCCAGTTCGCTGGCCAGACGCAGGATGGCCTTGGGACCGCAGGTCTCGTTTCCGTGCACGGCTCCGAGCACGATCAGGCGTGGCCCCTCGCGCAGACCGACATAGGCCATGGTTCGCAGCATGGTCGGTGGGAAAGTCGTGGGGTTCGATACCATCGGCATACTCCGTCAGCAGACGTGACGGCGGGCCCCGGCCCGCCTGCAGGGGGTCATGATACCGGCTCCTCCCCCGCCAGTGCCCGCGCCAGCCATTGCACGCACTCACCGACCGGCAGCGGGCGGGCAAACAGGAATCCCTGTCCGGTGCGACACCCCCTCTCCAGCAGGAAATCGCGTTGAGCACGGGTCTCGACTCCTTCTGCCACCGGTTCCAGGTGCAGGCTGCGGGCCATCGCGATGATCGCCGACGTAATCTCCTGGTCGTCGGGATCGTCCGGCAGGCCATCGACAAACGCACGGTCGATCTTCAGCACATCGACCGGGAAACGCTTCAGCGCCGCAAGTGACGAATAGCCTGTTCCGAAATCGTCGATCGCGACCCGAACACCCAGATCCCGCAACGCGACCAGCACCCCGGTTTCGGGCCCACCGCCCTCCATCAACGTCGTCTCGGTGATCTCGAACTCCAGTTGCTCCGCCGGGAACCCGGTTTCGTCCAGGATCGCCTGGATTCGCTTGAGCAGATCCTTGTGTTGCCACTGCAGCGCCGACAGGTTGACCGCGAGCCGCATCGGCGGCCTGCCGGCATCCAGCCAACTCCGCCCCTGGGTGCAGGCCTCCCGGAGCACCCAGTAGCCCAGCGGGACGATCAGGCCGCTGTCCTCTGCGATCGGAATGAACTCGCCCGGTGGAACGATCCGTCCTTCTGAGCTTTGCCAGCGCACCAGCGCCTCGACCCCGACCGGAGTTCCGGTCGCGAGGTCCACCTGGGGCTGGTAATGGAGCAGCAGTTCGTTGCGCTCGATCGCGCGACGCAACCGAGCTTCCATGCTGAGACGCAGATTCGCCAACCGCGTCAGCGCCGCCGTGTAGAACTGGTAGGTGTTGCGGCCCCGGGACTTCGCCTGGTACATCGCGGCATCGGCATGCTGGATCAATTCGGTCACCGTGGTGGCATCGTCCGGGAACAAGCTGATGCCGATACTGGCGCTGACGAATAGTTCGCGGCCGTTCTCGATGACGAACGGCTGCTCCAGAAGCTTGAGCAACACATCAGCCAACTGCCCTGCAGCCTCCGGATCACGCGGCTGCTCCAGGATCAGGAGAAACTCGTCGCCGCCCAGCCGCGCCAGCGTATCCTGCTCCCGCAGGCGCCCCGCAAGCCGTTTGGCCACCTCGACCAGCAAGTGGTCCCCGACCGGGTGTCCCAGACTGTCGTTGATGGTCTTGAACCGGTCCAGATCCAGAAACAGCACAGCCACCTGGTAACGGTTCCGGCGCGCGCGCGCAATCGCCTGTTCCAGCCGAACCTGCGCCAACAGACGATTGGGGAGATCGGTCAGCGGATCGTGATGCGCCAGGTGCTGCAGCTGTTCTTCGGTCCGCTTGATCTCGCTGATGTCGGTGAACACGCCCGTGTAGTGGATGGGCCGGCCGTGCTCGTCGAGTACGCGGCTGATGCTCAGCCACTGCGGGTAGACCTTGCCGTCGCGCCGTCGATTCCAGATTTCGCCCCGCCAGTGCCCCGCGTTCCGCAGCGACTTCCACATGGCCAGGTAGAAATCCGGCCCATGGCGCCCGGATTGCAGGAAACGAGGGTTTTGACCGACGACTTCCTCCTCGTCGTAGCCGGTGATCTGCGTAAACGCCGGGTTTACGGAAACGATTCGGGGCGACAGGTCGGTGATCATCACTCCGTCCCGGGTGCTCTCGATCACGGCGGCGGCCCGGCGCTGCCCCTCGGCGGCTCTCCGGCGTTCGATCGCGGCACCGATGCTGGCCGCAATGATGCGCAGAACGTGTTCCTCGACACGACTCCAGGCTCGATTGCGAGTCACGGCATCGAACCCAAGAAACCCCCAGAAGCGCCCCTCGACCAGGATCGGAACGACCAGCACGCTGGCGATTTCCTGGGGTTCCAGCCATTGGCGCTCGTTCACGGGAAAATCGCGGACGAAACCCTTGACCAGTTCACCCTGGAGCAAATGCTCGTGCCAGCGCGGCAGGGTCGTGGGCAGATCGACGTTCTGCAGCTCGGGGTTCTGCAGCTGCGGCGTCACCCCTTCCCGCACCCATTCGTGGCGCTGGCTGCAAACCGGACGGCCGGAGGTGGGGTCTGAATGCTGTTCGAACACGTAGACCCGATCGGCCGTGGCAATCGCTCCCAGTTCCGCCAGTGCCTCGTCGATGACCGCGACGACATCGTCCTCGCGCAGCAGATTCAGAGTCAGGGCCGCAACCATCTGGAGCGCGTGCTCCCGCTCCCGAAGCATTTGGACTGAGCGGCCCTTGTCCACTGCCAACCCGGCAATACTGGCAAACTCGCCCAGCACTTTCGCCTCGCGGTCCGTCGGTCCGCGCCGCTCTCGGCCGAATGCCGCCAGCGCTCCGATCGCTCGCCCGTGGCCATCGCGGAACGGGACCGCCCAGCAGGCCCGGCAACCCGCTTCGCGCGCAGCCTCGACGACCGACTGGCTGACCGGGCCCTGGTCGAGATCGTCGAGGTAGACCGCCTGGCCGCTGGCGACCGCGTGCGCGCAGGGCCCCGGCGTGCTTTCCGCGATACGCACGACCAGTCCCTCGGGCAGGCTCGGGGCCGCGCCGAAACGAAGAATGCTTTCATCGTCCTCATCCCGCAGCAGGATCGCAGCCCGCAGGCCCGGATACGCGGCCTCGAGCCGGACGCAGATCGAAACCAGCAATTCCTCGACGGCACGGTCCGACGCCAGTTCGCTGAAGACCTGCACCCGAGCCGCTTCCATCAGGCGGTCAGCGACCTGCGCGGTGACGTCGGTGAGTACACTCTGGAACCGCGCGGCGCCGCCTTTGCCATCCCGGATCAGCGTGGTGTGGTCGTCGATCCAGAGCCAGTGTCCGTCCCCGTGCTTCAACCGGTATTCCTGTCGAAAGCGGTCGGTGCCCCGCGCGAGATGCCGTGACACGTCCGCAAGCCTCCGCGCGCAGTCGTCGGGATGGACCAGGTCGATGTAACGCAGCCGGCCAGAGGTCAACTCCAGCGGATCGTGGCCCCACTCCCGGATGTTGGCGCTGACGAAGGTCACCGGCCAGCCGTCGGAGCCCCGCCATTCCAGCCCGACCAAAGGCGAACGGTCGATGAGCTGGCCCAACCGCCGGGCGTCGCGGGTCACCTCGGCCCGATGGACCAGGATTTGCCGCACCAGCAGAAACAGCATCAACGCGGTGACCGTCACGAAGACCCCGCCCTTGATGCTCTGCAGATGGCCGAGACGCGCAGCATCGCCGTTGGCCAACGTCAGGATCAAGTGATCGGAGTACAGAACCCAGAGCAGCGCGACCAGCCCGTACAGCCCCGCGACCCACAAGGCTGTCCGCAGTGCACGCCGTTCATCCATCCGCTTCATTCGTGCCCGCCCCCCTTGGGCCATGCCGTCCGTTCGTCCCGCACGCCCCCCGCATGCGTGGCGTTCGCCGAGCGAGTACACTCCCGCATCGAATTCCGGGAACTTCGCACCCCGGAGACGCTGCGGTGGGGTGCTACCATGTGCAACCGTCCCAGGCGATTCACCCAGGTGGAGCCGAATCCCCCGACATGTTCAAGAATATCGAAAAACAGCCCCGAGGCACGCGCTTTTCTCGCGCCGAGTTGCTGGCGGTGCTCAAGCGCAACGCCGACGGCCTGATCCCCGCGATCGCACAGCAACACGACACCGGCGAAGTGCTGATGATGGCCTGGATGAACGACGAGGCCCTCGAAGAAACCCTTGCAACCGGACGTGTCTGCTATTTCTCGCGCTCCCGCGGCCGCCTCTGGCGCAAGGGCGAGAGTTCGGGTCAGGTGCAGCATCTGAAGGCCCTGCACATCGACTGCGACGGCGACACCCTGCTGCTGCGGGTGGATCAGACCGGCCCCGCCTGCCATACCGGACGTTCCAATTGTTTCTTCCTGCGGGTCGACGGCGACGAGGTCGTGATCACCGCAGACCCGCTGATCGACCCGGAAACGCTGTACCGCGGCACCGGGGAAACAGCGCCCGGGCCCGCGTCGGGAGGGTCGCGATGAACCAGACCCTGCGGCTGCACAATACCCTGGGCGGGAAGCTGGAACCCTTCGTTCCCGATGATCCGGAACGGGTCACGATGTATGTCTGCGGCCCGACGGTGTACAACTTCGTGCACATCGGCAATGGCCGCCCGGTCGTCGTGTTCGACGTCCTGTTCCGTGTGCTGCGCGCGTTGTACGGGGCCGATCATGTGTTCTACGCACGCAACATCACCGACGTCGACGACAAGATCAATCAGGCCGCGGCCGAAAACCACGAGGACATCGGCGTGCTCGCCGCGCGCTACACGCAGGCGTTCCACGAGGACGTGGCCCGCCTCGGTGCCTTGCCGCCGAGCCTGGAGCCACGCGCCACCGAGCATATCCCGCAGATGATCTCACTGATCGAGCGCCTGATCGCACGCGGACATGCGTACCTGGCGGACCACCATGCGCTGTATGCGGTGCATTCGTATCCCGAGTACGGGCGCCTGTCCGGCCGCAGCCTCGACGATATGCGCGCCGGTGCCCGTGTCGAGGTCGCGGAATACAAACGGGATCCCGCGGATTTCGTGCTTTGGAAACCGTCGAAACCGGGAGAACCCGCGTGGGAGAGCCCGTGGGGCCCCGGACGGCCGGGCTGGCACCTGGAATGCTCGGCGATGATCGAGACCCACCTGGGCGAGACGATCGACATCCACGGCGGCGGGCACGACCTGGTCTTTCCCCACCACGAGAATGAGATCGCGCAGGGCTGCGGCGCGCACGGCGTCGAATACGCGCGTTTCTGGGTACACAACGGGCATGTGACCGTCGACGGCGAGAAGATGTCCAAGTCGCTCGGCAACTTCCGGCTACTGCGCGAACTGCTGACCGCCTACCCCGGTGAGGTGCTGCGCCTGGCACTGCTCGCCCGGCACTACCGGGCGCCGCTGAACTTCTCCGAGCGCGGACTGGCGCAGGCGCGCAGCGCGTTGAACAGCATGTACCGAGTGCTGCGCGACCATGCCGGCACCCCCGCCGCCGAGGTGGACGAACGCGAATCGCCGGTGTTCGCGGCGCTGCTCGACGATCTGAACACCCCGGAGGCGATCGCCGAACTGCACCGCATGGCCGACGCCCTGGCCGGCGCTGCGGCGCCGGCCGAAGCCGCCCGGCACAAGGGGGCGCTCCTCGCCGCGGGTGAACTGCTCGGCCTGTTGCAGCAAGACCCCGGCGACTGGTTCCACGCAGGCACCGACACCGGTCCGGATGCCGAGTGGATCGAGCAGCGCATCGCCGAGCGGCAAGCCGCGCGCAAGGCGCGCGATTTCGCGCGCTCGGACGCGATCCGCGATCAGCTCGCGGCGGCAGGGATCCAGCTGGAAGACACGCCTGAGGGTACGCGCTGGCAGCGCATGGACGCGGTATCCAGCGAAACGCCATGAGCCGGCGGGGGACCCGCAACCGGCCACAGACCCGGAACCCCGGCCGCTGGCTGGCGCTGGCGGCGCTGCTGGCTGTGGCCGGCGCGGTACAGGCGCATCCGCATGCCTGGATCGACCTGCGGGTCAGCCTGACCTTCGAACCCGGCGGCGACCTCCACGCGATGCGGCAGGAATGGATGCTGGACCCCAGCTACAGCCACCTGCTGTTGCAGGACCTGGAGGCCTCCTACCCGGGGCTGGCCCTGACCGCCGCGCTGGACAAGATCGGCGCGCGCATGCTCGCGGCCCTGCGCGACTACGACTATTTCACCGAAGTCCGCCGTAGCGGCGATCGGCAGACCATCCCCGATGCCCGCGAAGGCCGTCTCGAATGGCGCCAGCGGCGCCTGCACCTTTCCTTCGAGCTGCCGCTGGAACAGACGCGCCCGGATGCCGATGCCCCGCTCGAATACCGGGTCTACGACCCGAGTTACTGGATCGAGGTGCTGCACGATGCGGAGGATGTGATCCACCTCGACCGCGGGCAGGGATGTACCACGCAGATCGAGTCGCCCCGCCCGGATCCGCGTCTGGTCGCCTACGCCGCAACGCTGGACCGCAACCAGCGCGCGCCGCTCGAGGATCTCGGCCGGGCGTTCGCCGAGCGCGTGCTGATCCATTGCGATCCCTGAAGACCCGAGGCCGCCCACCACAGCCCGAGAGGCCAGCCCGATGAGACGCTGCCCAGACGCACCACGTTCCGGCCATGCCCTGCCAGCGCTGATCGCAGCGGCCTGGCTGCTGCTGTTCGCGCTGATGGCCCCCGTGCCGGCTGCGTCCAGCCCGTTCGCATCCGCCTCTCCGGAAACGCCCGAGCAGACGGCAGGAGCCCTGGAGCGCATGTCCGCCTGGGTCATCCAGACCCAGCGCGACCTGCACCGGCAGCTGACCGGGATGCTGCACCAGCTGGACGAGGCGCCCACCGCGCGGACGGCCTGGGCTCTGATCGTGGCGAGTTTCCTCTACGGCATATTCCATGCGGCCGGCCCCGGCCACGGCAAGGCCGTGATCAGCACCTACCTGCTGACGCACCCGCTGACGCTGCTGCGCGGAATCGGGCTGTCGACTGCGGCAGCGCTGATGCAGGGCGTCACCGCGATCGTCGCGGTGCTGGTGCTGATCGGCGTGCTCGGCTGGCTCGCGCGCGACACCATGGGCCAGGTGCGCAGCCTGGAACTCGCGAGCTTCCTGCTGGTGGCATTGCTCGGCCTGTGGCTGATCGGTCGCGCGTTACGCGCGATCTGGCGCCTGCGGCGGGAAGCGCGGTCCGCCGCTGCCGGCCTGCCGTCCGGGGATGCAGCACCGGCGTCGGCCAGCGGCGATCGGGCAGCGCCGCATTTCACCCGCATTGCAACGGACGACACGGGTCTTCCCGCTGTTCCCCGGCTGGCTCAGGCCCCAAGTGCTCCGGCGCATCGGCATCACCCGGGCTGCGGCTGCGGCACCCCCCACCATGTCGATCCGACCCAGCGCGGCCCCTGGTATGCGACCGTGCTTGCGGTCGGAATCCGCCCGTGCTCGGGAGCGGTGCTGGTGATGGCCGTGTCGTACATGCTCGGCATCTGGGCCGCGGGAATCGCAGCGGTCCTGGCGATGTCGCTGGGCACCGCGATCACGGTATCGGCGCTCGCGATCCTCGCGGTGCAGGCGCGCGGCTGGGCACGGCGCCTGCTGCGCCCCACGCGTCTCTCCGGGCTGCGCTATGCCGGACCCGGGATCGGGCTTGCGGGCGGCGCGGTGATCTTCTTCGTCGGCTGGACCTTGTTCCAGGGTACGCTCGCGATCGAACCCGTGCGTCACCCGCTGGGGCTCTGATCGATCCGGCGGTGGCAGACCTGCCGTTGCTGTTGCACTATGGGCGTCCCCCGGCGCCGAAGGCTGGAGACGCCGGGCACCTTGTAGCGACGGCAGGAGAACCATGACCACGACCGTGATCACGCCGGAACGCGCGGGCAGCCTGGCGGGCCTGTTCCGCGAACGCGTCGACGCCAGTCCGGAGAAGGTGGCCTACCGGCAGTTCGATCCGGCCCGGGGCACCTGGGCACGCTGCACCTGGGCCGACATGGCGCACGAGGTCGGACGCTGGCAGATGGCCCTACGCCGCGAAGGACTGGAACCCGGCGACCGGGTGGCGATGATGCTGCGCAACTGCCGGGAGTGGATCACCTTCGACCAGGCTGCGCTGGGACTGGGACTGGTCACGGTTCCGCTGTACACCGACGATCGCCCGGACAACGTCGCCTATATCCTTGAGCAGGCAGGCGTGAAAGTCCTGCTGCTGGAGGACCGGGCGCAGTGGCGACGGTTGCATCCCGTGCGGGACCGGTTGCCGACCGTGACGACGATCGTCTCGCTGCGCGGTTTCGACGACGACAGTGCCCCCGGAGATCCCCGCCTGACCGCGGCCGCCGACTGGCTGTTCGGACTCGACGGCGACCTGATCACCCGCCTGGAGGAACCCGACCACCTCGCGACGATCGTCTATACCTCGGGAACCACCGGGCGCCCGAAAGGCGTGATGCTGTCGCACCGCGCGCTGCTGTTCAACGCGCATGCGGCCTCCCAATGCGCACCTCTCGGTGGCGAAGACGTGTTCCTGTCGTTCCTGCCGCTGTCGCACACGCTGGAGCGCACCGCGGGATATTTCCTGCCGATGGCGGTTGGCGCGGAGGTCGCGTTCGCGCGCTCGATCGCGCAGCTCGCCGAAGACCTTCGGGTCGTGCAGCCGACAGTGCTGGTTTCGGTGCCGCGCATCTACGAGAGTGTCTATGCGAAGATCCAGGCGGGTCTGAAGCAGAAGCCGGCATTCGCGCGGCGGCTGTTCCAGGCCACGGTGAACACCGGCTGGGCGCGGTTCGAATACCTGCAAAGACGCGCCGGCTGGTCGCCCCGCCTGCTGCTGTGGCCGCTGCTCCGGCGCCTGGTCGCGCGGCAGGTGCTGGAACGTCTGGGCGGGCGTCTGGAATACGCCGTCTGCGGCGGTGCCCCGCTGCCGCCACCGATCGCCCGATTCTTCATCGGGCTGGGCCTTCCGGTGTATCACGGCTACGGGCTGACCGAGGCCAGCCCGGTGGTCACGGTGAACCGCCCCGATGACAACCTGCCCGCGTCGATCGGCAAGCCGCTGCCCGGTGTCGAGATCCGAATCGGCGAGCAGGACGAGCTGCTCACCCGCAGCCCCAGCGTGATGCTCGGCTACTGGCGGAACGACGAGGCCACCGCGGCCGCGATCGACTCCGATGGCTGGCTGCACACCGGCGACAAGGCGCGGGTCGACGATCGCGGCTTCGTGTTCATTACCGGGCGCATCAAGGACATCATCGTGCTGGGCAACGGTGAAAAGGTGCCGCCCGCGGACATGGAAATGGCGATCCAGCTCGACCCGCTGTTCGACCAGGTGCTGGTGATCGGCGAGGCGCGGCCGTTCCTGTCGGCGCTGGTGGTGCTCGACGACTCGGCCTGGCGCGAATTCGCAGCCGAACTCGATATCGACCCGGACAGTGACGACGACCTGCGCGGCCGCTTCGCCGAACGCAGCCTGCTGGCGCGCGTGCAGGCACAGCTCAAGGATTTTCCCGGCTATGCGCGGATCCGGCGGCTGACCGCGTTGCGCGAGCCCTGGACCATCGACGACGGCCTGCTGACCCCCACACTGAAGATGAAGCGCGCACGCATCCTGGACCGACACCGCGACCATGTCGACCGGATGTATGCCGACTACACCGACGCCTGATTTCCGGGGCCGCGCCGCACCGCCGTTGCCGGCATTTCAGCGTGCGAGCACCCGGGCCATGCGCGCCACCGCCTCGGCCAGACGATCCCGCGGCTGCGTGTAGGCGATCCGGACGTGATCCCGCCCGCCGGCCGGGCTGAAATCGGTCCCGGGCGTCAGCGCAACCGCGGCTTCGCGCAGCAGCCGCGCGCACAACTGCTCCGAATCGGCGCCGTAGCCGGTGCTGTCGGCGTAGAGGTAGAACGCGCCTCCCGGCCGCGCGCGCACCGGCAGCCCCAGCGATGGCAGGGCTTCCAGCAGGAAGTCGCGGCGCTCGGCGAGTTCCCGCACCCGGGCCTGCAGCAATGCGTCGGTCTCGGGCTCGAACGCCGCGAGCGCCGCCTCCTGGGCCAGCGTCGACGGGGCGACGAACAGGTTCTGCGCCAGCCTGCGCACGGGCTCGATCCAGTGCTCGGGCACGACCATCCAGCCCAGCCGCCAACCGGTCATCGCGTAGTACTTGGAGAAGCTGTTCAGGATCACCGCATCCGGCGCGACTGAAAGCGCCGTCTGCGGCGGGCTGTCGAATACCAGCCGACCGTAGATCTCGTCGACGATCAAAACCCCGCCGCGGGCACGTACCGCTTCCGCGATCGCAGCGATCCCGGAAGCGGACAGGAGCGTTCCAGTCGGGTTCGACGGCGACGCGAGCATCACGGCCCGGGTATCGCTGCGCCACGCCGCGGCCACATGGTTCGCAGTCGGTTGAAAGTCCTGCTCCGCGGTGACCGGGAGCAGGTCCGCGCGGGCGCCCAGCGCATGCACGAACTGGCGGTTGCAGGCGTAGCCGGGATCGGGCAGCAGCACGCGGTCGCCGGGGTCGGTCCCGGCCGCAAGCGCCAGCAGGATCGCCGCCGACGCACCCGCCGTCACCACGACCCGTTCGGGATCCAGATCCACGCCGAAGCCGCGCCGGTAGTCGGCGGCGATCGCCGCGCGCAGCGCCGCGCTGCCATGCGCGGCGGTGTACCGGGTGCGGCCGCCGGCGAGAGCCCGCTGCGCGGCGGCGACGATCGGCGCTGGCGTCGGGAAGTCGGGTTCGCCCACCTCCAGGTGGATTACGTCGGTCCCCTCGGCCTCGCGCTCCTGGGCCTGTGCAAGAATCTGCATCACCCGAAACGGTTCCAGCGCCCCTGCGCGCGCGGACAGCGTCGCCATCGGCCGATCTCAGCGCCGCTTCACGTGCCGGAGCAGCCGCTTGCGCTTGCGCTGCTGGCGCTCGGTCAGTACGTTCCTGCGCCCGGCAAACGGGTTCTTGCCGCTGCGAAACTCCAGCCGCAGCGGCGTGCCGACCAGCCGCAGATGCGTGCGGAAGAAATTTTCCAGGAAACGCCGGTAGCTGCCCGGCAGCGACTCGGTCTGGTTGCCGTGGATCACGATCACCGGCGGGTTCTGACCGCCCTGGTGCGCGTAGCGCAGCTTGATGCGACGGTGCCCCACCAGCGGCGGGGCATGCTCGGCCACGGCCGATTCCAGCAGGCGCGAGAGCTGCGGCGTCGACAGCTCGACGAATGCACTCGCGTGAGCCTCGCGCACATCGTCGAGCAGGTGGCCGACATTGGTGCCGTGCAGCGCCGACACCAGCCGCATGCGCGCAAAGCGCAGAAAGCCCAACTTGCGCTCCAGGTCGAGGCGCACGCGTTCGCGCACATCCGGATCGAGCCCATCCCATTTGTTGACCGCGAGCACCAATGCGCGGCCCGCGTCCAGCACCATGCCCAGCAGGTGCGCGTCCTGGTCAGCGATCCCCGCCTGCGCGTCCAGCACCATGATCACCACATGCGCGGCATCGATCGCCTGCAGCGTTTTCACG is a window from the Thioalkalivibrio paradoxus ARh 1 genome containing:
- a CDS encoding aminotransferase class I/II-fold pyridoxal phosphate-dependent enzyme, with the protein product MATLSARAGALEPFRVMQILAQAQEREAEGTDVIHLEVGEPDFPTPAPIVAAAQRALAGGRTRYTAAHGSAALRAAIAADYRRGFGVDLDPERVVVTAGASAAILLALAAGTDPGDRVLLPDPGYACNRQFVHALGARADLLPVTAEQDFQPTANHVAAAWRSDTRAVMLASPSNPTGTLLSASGIAAIAEAVRARGGVLIVDEIYGRLVFDSPPQTALSVAPDAVILNSFSKYYAMTGWRLGWMVVPEHWIEPVRRLAQNLFVAPSTLAQEAALAAFEPETDALLQARVRELAERRDFLLEALPSLGLPVRARPGGAFYLYADSTGYGADSEQLCARLLREAAVALTPGTDFSPAGGRDHVRIAYTQPRDRLAEAVARMARVLAR